Proteins from one Xenopus tropicalis strain Nigerian chromosome 1, UCB_Xtro_10.0, whole genome shotgun sequence genomic window:
- the LOC116408232 gene encoding E3 ubiquitin/ISG15 ligase TRIM25-like, with protein MAAADLRDELSCSICLSIYTDPVSLPCGHNFCRGCTRRTWDIQEDTFLENPSCPECRQRFKKRPELATAWKLRGMVERFCPTETEPGETGIFCTYCLLSPVPAAKSCLLCEASLCDTHLRGHCQSAEHVLTEPTSSFMGRKCSVHHKVLEYHCCEDSACICASCCLAGGHRGHRVELLSEASEKKKEKLRKVLEKLSPEREETERGAQRLQERRREVAEVAAGETERVTALFRGIREELEALEKRLLSDISRQKEELSLTLTELIQQLEIKKDELSRKIRHIEELCNMADPLTVLQEQWESHGAAFCGAEGA; from the coding sequence atggcggctgctgatctgagagacgagctgagctgctccatctgcctgagcatttatactgatccggtatccctgccctgtggccataacttctgccggggctgcacTAGGAGAACATGGGACATCCAGGAGGACACTTTCCTTGAAAATCCTTCTTGCCCTGAATGCAGACAGAGATTTAAAAAGAGACCTGAACTGGCAACAGCCTGGAAGCTGCGTGGCATGGTGGAGCGGTTCTGTCCGACTGAGACAgagccgggggagactgggatcttctgcacttactgtctcctctctcctgtacctgctgctaaatcctgtctcctgtgtgaggcttctctgtgtgatacccacctgagggggcactgccagtcagcagaacatgtactcactgagcccacttcttcctttatggggagaaaatgttctgtacatcacaaggttctggagtatcactgctgtgaggactctgcctgtatctgtgcgtcctgctgcctggccggggggcaccggggccacagggtggagctgctgagtgaggcctctgagaagaagaaagagaaactgaggaaagttctggagaaactgagcccagagagagaggagactgagagaggagcccagaggctgcaggagcgcaggagagaagtggcagaagtggcagccggtgagacagagagagtcactgccctgtttaggggcatcagggaagagctggaagccctagagaagcgactcctgagtgacatctccaggcagaaagaggagctctcactcacactcactgagctgatccaacagctggaaataaagaaggacgagctgtccaggaagatccgtcacattgaggagctgtgcaacatggcagatccactcactgtcctacaggaacaatgggaatcccatggagctgccttttgtggggctgagggggca